In a genomic window of Cuculus canorus isolate bCucCan1 chromosome Z, bCucCan1.pri, whole genome shotgun sequence:
- the ARRDC3 gene encoding arrestin domain-containing protein 3, with product MVLGKVKSLTISFDCLNDSNVPVYSSGDTVSGRVSLEVTGEIRVKSLKIHARGNAKVRWTESRNAGSNTAYTQNYTEEVEYFNHKDVLVGQERDDDNSEEGLHTIHSGRHEYAFSFELPQTPLATSFEGRHGSVRYWVKAELHRPWFLPVKLKKEFTVFEHIDINTPSLLSPQAGTKEKTLCCWFCTSGPISLSAKIERKGYTPGESIQIFAEIENCSSRVVVPKAAIYQTQAFYAKGKMKEVKQLVANLRGDSLSSGKTETWNGKQLKIPPVSPSILDCSIIRVEYSLMVYVDIPGAMDLFLNLPLVIGTIPLHPFGSRTSSVSSQCSMNMNWLGLTLPERPEAPPSYAEVVTEEQRQSSLAPIGACDDFERALPGPLFAYIQEFRFLPPPLYSEIDPNPDQPTDDRPSCPSR from the exons atggtgctggggaaggtgaAGAGTTTGACGATAAGCTTCGACTGTCTGAATGACAGCAATGTCCCCGTCTACTCCAGCGGGGACACAGTCTCAGGAAGGGTCAGTTTAGAAGTGACGGGGGAAATCCGAGTGAAATCGCTCAAAATCCACGCCCGGGGAAACGCCAAAGTGCGCTGGACCGAGTCAAGGAACGCAGGGTCCAACACTGCCTACACGCAGAACTACACGGAAGAAGTGGAGTATTTCAACCATAAGGACGTGCTGGTCGGGCAGGAGAGAG ATGATGATAATTCAGAAGAAGGCCTCCACACCATCCACTCGGGGAGGCACGAATATGCATTCAGCTTCGAGCTTCCACAGAC ACCACTTGCTACCTCATTCGAAGGCAGACATGGCAGTGTGCGCTATTGGGTGAAGGCCGAGTTGCATAGGCCTTGGTTTCTACCAGTAAAATTAAAGAAGGAATTTACAGTCTTTGAACATATAGATATCAACACTCCTTCATTACTG TCACCCCAAGCAGGCACAAAAGAAAAGACTCTCTGTTGTTGGTTTTGTACCTCAGGCCCAATATCCTTAAGTGCCAAAATTGAAAGGAAGGGCTACACCCCAG gtgAATCAATTCAGATCTTTGCTGAGATTGAGAACTGCTCTTCCCGTGTGGTGGTGCCAAAGGCAGCCATTTACCAAACGCAGGCATTTTATGccaaagggaaaatgaaggaaGTCAAGCAGCTTGTTGCCAACCTGCGTGGGGATTCCTTGTCATCTGGCAAAACTGAAACCTGGAAtggcaaacagctgaaaattccACCTGTTTCCCCTTCAATCCTGGACTGTAGTATAATCCGTGTGGAGTACTCTCTGATG GTGTATGTCGATATTCCTGGCGCCATGGATTTATTCCTTAACCTACCGCTGGTCATTGGTACCATTCCTCTACACCCATTTGGTAGCAGAACATCGAGTGTGAGCAGTCAGTGTAGCATGAACATGAACTGGCTTGGGCTGACACTGCCTGAAAGACCCGAAG cacctcccagctATGCAGAAGTGGTCACGGAGGAACAGAGACAGTCCAGCCTTGCACCCATAGGTGCTTGTGATGACTTCGAGAGAGCGCTTCCAGGACCATTGTTTGCCTACATCCAGGAGTTCCGTTTCCTGCCTCCACCCCTCTATTCAGAA ATCGATCCAAACCCCGATCAGCCTACAGATGACAGACCATCTTGTCCCTCCCGTTGA